A stretch of DNA from Lotus japonicus ecotype B-129 chromosome 4, LjGifu_v1.2:
ACACAAACCCATCACTTGGGGAAATGGAGAACTCAAAGGAGATCATCAAGGGTGACCTAGGAGACTAGAGAGAAAGCTTTGGAGCTGATTTCATCGTCGGGAAACCGTCACGAGTCGGTTTTTCATcgctcttcttctcttttatcattgtaaagctatccatggatatggatagctaatttctcatttgttgggattagaactagttgttttgatgctcatgtaatctatttgatttcctttcatgcaaatttcatgtttctatgttaaagaatcaatggttttctcttataCTTCAAGCTATATCTTAGgttgatccccttgggtattttgattgattcaaacttttgtagggaactcacatgatcttgagtctgaactagagttaatcatatgtttcttttccatgattcaatgattctTACCTTATGTTTCATGCTTGTTTTGaattgatcacctagaacatgaattaagatttaataggatggtgggaactaactatttaaatctgaattaGGTAAAATCATCAAATAATTCTAAagtctagggatagggttagatcattagtctattcaaacatccatgcttaatgctactcactattgttaatcgatcaagggattgaaggttaatatagggagttgataatcttctacaccgggggactgggtagtaagataagaaatggtgagaggaatcaattgcatagaacgatatttgtatgtgaatcaatagaatacatagaggtcaaacaacgaaactctaatcccagcaaaactatctaccttggtgaatccaatTACTTTATctgctttctttatattttcatgttcttaaacaaacccctaatatctctgttaaccatcatttgagtttgttagctattgaacggcataagtattacacctcccagtggatacgacaaaaccctttactatactacaattgagtcttgagagattcgaacgtagagtggtaaaaaatctttcaacaggTTCTTTAaactttgtttattttttttctttctttctttctttatttttctctctttcttttcttgtatttgggtttagcaccccttgtgctattTTTGAATACAATTTtttggcttaccaaaaaaaaaaacgaatggTTTAGATTAAAATAAACTAATAATTATGTAATCACTTTAAATAGTCACATGATTTCATGTTCTAATATGGACAATTCATGATTAGATTTAACGATAGGAATTTATTGTCATATTCTCACATAAATACatctttctcataagatacaaaTTCAATAATATAcctaatatttatatttaaaccTTTGTCTTGTGTAATCCTCAAATAGACTAAGGTATTTTTAATTACTCGTGGTTGAGACTTAACAGTTAACATGTCTAACCAACACTAATTTGGGTTTGGCTATTCTAATGATGGATTTTATAGTcaacaatttttgttttttttttgtcaacgaTGGTCAACAATTTGAGGGGGCCGAAACTAACCTTTCATCCTCTAAATGGCCTTTTTATTCAATTTGTATCTTGTTGTGTTGGCTAGCTTGGCCCATTTCTTgtgagttaaaaaaataaaaacctcaTTTACTTATAATTGTTAAAAGATTTGAATAGCCACATCGTAGTTACATAAACAATTTTAGTAATTTATAAGGATATCCAATTAAAATTTACCTtattcttttttacttttacttCAATTGTGATGTGGCAAAATTTATATAAGAGTTTTGAATTAATCATGTACAACAAAATAGTAGCAGAACTCATATAcatcatttatttaatttttctttatcaCATCGATCACATATAATTAGTATCCATAAtttatttctcttctcttcatgTCTACATAATTCACAAAAATAATCGTTTACATAATATCCACTTTTTTTTGGCTTATCGAAAGAATAAATAAACATAATATCcacttttctaaaaaaaatatccatttttcatttttcgaTAGAGAGTGATTGGTCATCAGCAACATTCGACGTTGCACTAACTTGACACTGATTGCAGTGGACGCATTTATGTTGATTTACGGGCGTGGAAATAACAGCAACCTCAATAACTTGGGACTCTGTGGTGTTTTGTACTGGCATTAACTGAGTCTTCGTTTTCATTTCTTTGCTCTTACCCCAAAGTACAGCGTATAGGCCAATAACAATCAGCACTGCTCCAAGCACACTACATAACATACAATGAAACAACGAAACTTAGTCAAATCAAGTCAACTCATCATGACcaccaaataaaaaattaaaaacatgaaTATGTGAATATATATGTCAAGATTTATACTCTACCTTCCTAAATATAACTTCTCATCCAACAATAAGTAAGCAGCGATGGCGACAAGCAAGAGTTGTAGAGGATTGAAAATAGACGCGAATAGAGGGCCTCTCATCTTTACACACCATGCAATAACAATAACCACCAAACCAGAGCCCACAATTCCCTGTATGAAAAATTACTCAATTGGTTAACTTTAGAATATACACAACAGATATAAAAAACTTGTAATAACTTAGATAGCATATTACCGAATAAGCCACGGTTAGAAGTCTGATATCGAACCCCAACTTCCATTGACTCCAATCCCTCTCAAAACAAAGAGCAATAATAGTGGATTGTAAGGCACCCATTATACACATCAATGCTGAGCTTGAGTGAGGGCTCGGGTATTCTTGGTTCATCTTCGCTTGAGTGATTAACCACAAAGAGAAAGAGATGCAACTTGCTAAGGCGCAAGGAATCCCTAATGCTTTGTTGCTAAAGTCGACATGTTGCGACACTATATGGCCACTTTGGTCATGATGCGGATGCATAAGGTCAAGTTTGGAGGACAAAATATTGATTTCGAACCCTTTGAGAAAGGTCAACACCATTGCTCCACTAATTCCAACAATTGTTCCTATCACCTTGGCCTTACCTGCTGCTGCTCCCAAATTTAATTTTTCCAATCtacagaaaattaaaattaagtatATTAATGTACGTTATATAATCATTTAATATTAATGTAAGTTATGTAACTTAGATTAAAAATGCTactcttatatatatacccgAAACATGTGGCCAAGATGAAGGTAATGCCTGGAATAAGGTTCACCACGGCCAACATAAACGTTGCTGATGTCATGCCCAAACCCACAGCGTAAAGGTTTAGAAATAAACTTCCCCTGAAATAGAATATTATAATTAGTGTATTGTTATTTGATTACCTTATAACAATTATATACACTATAAATTGGCTGAAAATAATAAGGTGAATAATTTACGTACCCAAACATTCCACAAAGAAATGCCAAAACAAGCACCCTCCAAGTAATTTTTGGCCTCTTCTTCCTgcatagaaagagaaaaaaaaggcaaaatcaTTTTAGCCTCGCTATTCAAATGCGTGAGTCTCATGGTCAAAGGCTATAGAATCAAAATAAACAAATAGTAAGAATATCTTTTATGATTAAAGAAGTGGACTTTGGTAGATTTATATATTCAAACACGCTAATGATTATGTGACGATTGATGGTCCAACAACAGCTGAAGACACAATAATTCTTCGTACGTGGACAGCTAGCAAACCATGCATGGATTTGATTTCTGGCTAAATATGCATTTCCTTGGATTTCATGTATATGTACTACTAATGTAAGAAATTACACTAAtttataattattgtttatcacaacagaaaaataaatcttaaatttaactaaaataattactGAATCATGTAACTGTTCAAACTCATGACCGtgtataaaaattaaactcttaaaaaATACTACATGCTTTTAAAATTAAGGACATATATATTGGTTTTTAAATAATTCTCTCCtaaatttcaagaaaaaaaatataataagttAAACACGCTAGAAATTGAATGTACAAATTTAACATTTTCGTATAGATAGATAAAATCCCATGAATGGAAAATATTTCTAGCAATGTATCATATTAGTGAGTAGTAATAGGAGTTGTTTAAATGACTAAGTGTGAGAGCAAATAAAATGCGCGAGGAAAATCATCAACAATTACCTATCAAAGATAAGAGCAAGTGGAACCGTGCAAGCTGATGCGAAAATTAGCCGGTAGGCAGTGGCGACTGTCATGCTCATTCCATCATTAATGGCGAGCTTGTAGACGATATTCACTGCAGCATATGCAATCTGCACAAACACCATGAGTAGTGCTGGTTTCAGTCCTTCCATTATCTTCCCCATGATGCTAGCTTCaagagtgtttttttttttataagcgtgCTAGCTAGCTAGAAGAGTGTTTTAAGATAAAAGGAAGTACAGAGAAGACGAATTGAATGTGTTGAAATTGTAGCTCAGCAAAATGGGTATTTATAGGAGGGGACTAGCGACTACAATATATGTGGATTCAGAAAAGTGATCCATCACCCACTCGCGCGGTTACCTATATTTTAACAGGCTCGGATGCTAGCTAAACGGGTCAAACGAAAGATACGAGTTTTGTTCCATTTTTATTATAGTTTGAAAAATGGAGCAGGACATGAAGAATCTTGTGACAATACATACACTTTGATTTTCTATAACATTGTGAAACTTCCGAGAACATAACCCCATCTCAATCATGgttttatatttgttttttttttttatagacagtTTTATATTTGGGTTACTTACCAGTATTATCATTGTAAGTCTAAAATGACACATAGGTTATAAACAATTCATAAACAGTTATTAGCATAAAATTTCACCTAGATTTGAGGTGGAAAGATTTAGAGATGATTATTTCTATCCAAACAATTGTTATCATTAttgtcaatctctagagatattTCTTAATCTCTCACCTAGTTTTGATTTGTTATCCTGCTTCACCGATTTCCAGTCTGGCTCGATGGCTATTTGTTTTATGTTTTCCTGTTTGACGAGGAAGCTGGTTCATTGAGGTGTCGGCCTAACCCGATATCAACGATTTGCAGCTGGCTGGTTTCTGTTTGGTGTCATCTTGTTGTTGATCTTGTGGTTTCTCTCTGTTGAGAAGGGTCTCTGTTTTTAGTGGGTTCTGTGGCGACTCGATAGGATCTTGCTATGGTTGAACTTATTGCCGCCTTTAGTACCCAAATTATAGTTACAGTGTTTATACTTCTTAGTATTCCACGAATAATAATATCTCATGATAATTATCACATACTAATTGAACCCACTTTTTAGTATTCCACTTTCTTTCCGCcaaatttttatgtttttttaataggcaaatgttagttgttagtaatgttagtaaattagtcatcctcaGAGTTCGAACCCTGAACCCTGCACACTTCGTCCCACCCAACTCTTATGtgcctagctcttaccacttgagctatcaatCGGGGACACCATGTTTTTTCCCTAATACCCCATTGATTAAATGTCTCGGTTAAGATGTGTAGACCAAATGATAGTTCATTGTGAAAATTGTGGAAGAATAAATGACATGGATAAAGTTAAATAGGAACattttggtcaaaatatttACTTAATATTGAGCTCTTAAACTGTGTGCAAAACCTTATACTATAATAATTTTAGAAGGGAGAGagtaatttttaatttgttgCCTAATTAAAATTGATGTTCTCAAATATGCTATTTTAATAACGTCTGCGTTCTCAAAGATTAGGGCCAGACATTATTTCTCTAAAATTGTATGGTTTTCAAACTCAATTCGGTCATCGCCTATACTAATTGATGTGTCACTGGTTTGACTGGAAATAAATAtatcttaatattttttaatataagtgcatttatcattttttttcttcaagtcTATCACAAAAGAATATGATAAAATGGAAATAAGGGAGCAGCCGTAAATGTTATATGATTGAAGCACTTCATGTCGGACAAACCAGGTTTGAATCCTCGCGCAGAACATTTTGATTCTTTTTACTACATTGACTCATTTCCAGCGTGTTTAGCAAGTAGGTTTGGTAGAGTCAGCGAGTTGAATGGGCCAACTCATCAAGTCAACATGAGTCAGTCCGATTTATCAGCAGGTCCGATCCAATGCTATGATCAAACCGGGTCTAGCTAGTTCTTCAAAAACGAGTGTTGAAGATAATCAGATTTGAACTGTTTTAAGCAGGAAAACAAGATGGGTTGAAATCgtggaaaggaaaagaacaAGTCAGAAGAAGCATAGAGACCATATTAGACAGTGAAGGCGTGCTGAAAACAAGTGTTATACATAGAAGATATTCACACTTGTTGCTCGAAAAAACTCAAAAGAGCATAAGCGTACACTCAAGTCAcaaacaacatttataagattttGAATATGATTATTTTGAAGCTCATTTATATTTGAGTTCAATTTAAGATTTATTTGCAATTTCTTCTTacatttcttttctattttttaatcTTTAATCTCCTCAATTCTTTGATTCTTATATTAAGTAACTTAACTTTAGAATCATATTTTCATATCGTTCATCATAAAATTAGATTTGGCAGTCAaattctgtcaaaaaaaaaaagatttggcAGTCAAACGTTTTCGATGAGAATAACTCAATtagatttaaattcaaattgatcATGAATTTCTATTTGTTCATAAAAAAACAGAGACACAGAGTAAACAATGACTTATGCAGATTTTACTTtagttatagttttttttagggttaatggtcaaattggtcACTGTGTTTGTAGtcaattttgattttagtccctccccggaaaaaacTTGCCGATATCTCCCTGCAGTTGCAAGCATTTTGGTattagtcctcgccggaggacggagctccggcgagagTGCCCAATAGCATGCCAGAGCTGACGTGGCTTTATCCACATCATTTTTTTATCGTTTTTTGGGGTTTCTAGGttcttttttatctttctttctaATGAAACTAATttcaatttttgaatttttttcagtttctatttgttattttaattagaaaataaatatctggaaattaaaatttaattaaaaatgatgtGGATAAAGCCACGTCAGCTCTGGGCTGCCACTGGGTCCGGCGAGGACTAATACCAAAATTCTTGCAACTGCAGGGAGATATCGGCAAGTTTTTTCCGGGgaaggactaaaatcaaaatttactacaaacacagggaccaattcgaccattaacccttttttttatacttttgttGGATCTCacgtgagagaaaatgaagttTGAGTCACTTATCTTAGGTGAACTttttaattgacgtggcactgCGAGGCCCACTATTATTACCACTTATTGCCACATGAATTTCTCTTTCCTCAACAAGCAACTTCTTCGCCCTCATCACCCCACTAACTAGAAATTTAACCTTCATCTAACAACTCAgctatcatcttcttcctcaacctTTGTAACAAAAATATTATAGGCCTCTGAAGGTAATGAAAAGCCAGTTCAAGGTGCGGCGCAGAAAACAAGACGAGTTTGTGCCGTTACATGAGGTCGTTGGATCTCACATTTTGTTGAATCTCACGGTTTGAGGCACAACATGAGAGAAGGGGATGAGGTCGCGCAGAGAAGGGGGATGAGGTCGTATCTTGGCATGGATTTCTTCTTCCAAGTCGTTGGTATAGCCGGTGAAAGTTGGACCTGTATTAATGTTTGGTTTTTTTGGGGTCTTTTTAACttagtataaaaaaaaattggtcttTTAAAAacttagtaatttttttttgcctaAAGCCCTTACTTGGGTTGTTTTGCCCTTGGGTCAGCCCTGCTTGGTTGGTTCTGTAGTTGTCGCTCGTTGAAGACCTAGATGAAAATGTTGTTGACATAATTCTCGATGCCCAGGTGGAGATTGAGGTTGCGTAGACCCACATAGGTGTCGATTGCGATCACAGAGCCCATGTTAGAGGGTGTAACTCTCCAATTTCTCACCCGGAGATTATATTAGTAAACTAACAAAGTCTAGGAACAAAAATCAAGTTTTCCAAATTATTAGAGATTTTTTGAAAATCACCCATCATCACCAAAATAAATGTACCTGAGAAATTTGAAAAGTGAGGTGCGTCACAAGTAAACAATTTATAAGTGTCAAAGCTTTTCTTAGCCAAAACCTATCCTAGGTCAAACAAACTTTCATTATTGATGTAGGAGAGACTAGAGAGAATGATTTGTACTTTAATCATAAAACTGCTCCATCACCCTCTTAATTCAGATTGAAAAAATTGCTCCATCACCACTTCATTGctatcgttttttttttttcaaaaactgaATAGACTACCATTTTTTCCATTTAAAAGTGATGTTATtggaaattttttttcaaatattgtaaaaaaaataaatatttaccaaaatattgtattttgataaatatttacCAATCTATGGTAGTTTTGGCCCTGTAAGATGCTTAGGTGATCACTTTTTGCAAAAACTTCTCATATGAGAAGTTTTGTTTATGACAAAGACGTCTAGAAGTAAGAGTTTTCACAGTCAATAATTATATCATCATTATGTCGCATAAAGACTCCTCAAGTGAGGAGTCATGTTGTCACGTCAGACTCTTGGAACGAAGCACCACTATTTtgagaaaaactcttcatttgAGGAGTTCTCCTATCAAATCAGTCTTCTCATACGACGAGTCTTTTTTTCCAAATACGTGAAACGAGGTAAACTACCATCTAAATTAAATTTGACGAATTGATCAAACAAAGGTGATCAGCCGAAGAGAGAATGTGCCAAGCATATTCAAACTACCACGGTTGACGACCCAAAACATACTCTTAGGCAACCTTAAACACTCTATAAAGCAGCCACAAAAATCACTACATTCCTCCCATTTATATGTGAAATGATCCAATCATATTCAATgtgttatttttaataaaacatataaaattaaatagatgaaaaaaaatacaatcaaAAAGTGACAACTAATATTATTATCTTGAATTtttaaaacaacaaataaaTTAGAATAAGTTTTTAAAACGGTTTCAGATAAATGGCTACGAGTATATTATTACCATGGAAGTTTTTCCAATAGAAACTATCTATGTATTTGATACCCTAAAGTATCAATAGTAATGAtttttatgttgtaatttgGAATATGTTTTAATGGAAAAACAACTACGATTACATGTTTTCAACTGGATTTGTGTGTGGATTTACTTTTAGTCTTATGGGCCGTGAAAAGTAGTTAACTCGTGCcacatgtttgaaaatttatgaaaataatggtGCCTCATTCCAGGAGTCTGAAGTGACAGCAAAACTCCTCACTTGAGGAGTCTTTAGGCGAGATAATGATGATGTAATTATTAACTGTGAAAACTCTTACTTCTAGACGTCTTTGTCATAAAAAAAACTCCTCGTACAAGGAGTTTTTGCAAAAAGTGATTACCTAAACATCCTACATGGCCAAAACTACCATAGATTgataaatatttatcaaaatacaatattttggtaaatatttatttttttttacaatatttaaaaaaaaattctattgtGGACAGCATCCTTCTCATATATGAGACATAAACATTTCCAAACAACCTTGGAAATTCTAAAATTAAGAGAAACAACCAAAACCCCTTTATATTTTAACACTCAGGTGGTAACCGGTCAAACGAAAAATGCGAGTTTTGTTCCATTTTTATTATATGTTCAAAATGGAGGAGGACGTGAGAATATTTGAGACGATAcactttgattttttaaaaattgtgaaACTTCAAAGAACAATCACAAAACGCTTTGTTAAATATTTTTACACTCACAAAATTTCAGAGGTTTGCTAACcaaatta
This window harbors:
- the LOC130714214 gene encoding WAT1-related protein At1g68170-like isoform X1, giving the protein MGKIMEGLKPALLMVFVQIAYAAVNIVYKLAINDGMSMTVATAYRLIFASACTVPLALIFDRKKRPKITWRVLVLAFLCGMFGGSLFLNLYAVGLGMTSATFMLAVVNLIPGITFILATCFGLEKLNLGAAAGKAKVIGTIVGISGAMVLTFLKGFEINILSSKLDLMHPHHDQSGHIVSQHVDFSNKALGIPCALASCISFSLWLITQAKMNQEYPSPHSSSALMCIMGALQSTIIALCFERDWSQWKLGFDIRLLTVAYSGIVGSGLVVIVIAWCVKMRGPLFASIFNPLQLLLVAIAAYLLLDEKLYLGSVLGAVLIVIGLYAVLWGKSKEMKTKTQLMPVQNTTESQVIEVAVISTPVNQHKCVHCNQCQVSATSNVADDQSLSIEK
- the LOC130714214 gene encoding WAT1-related protein At1g68170-like isoform X2, translating into MGKIMEGLKPALLMVFVQIAYAATNIVYKLAINDGMSMTVATAYRLIFASTCTIPLALIFDRKKRPKITWRVLVLAFLCGMFGGSLFLNLYAVGLGMTSATFMLAVVNLIPGITFILATCFGLEKLNLGAAAGKAKVIGTIVGISGAMVLTFLKGFEINILSSKLDLMHPHHDQSGHIVSQHVDFSNKALGIPCALASCISFSLWLITQAKMNQEYPSPHSSSALMCIMGALQSTIIALCFERDWSQWKLGFDIRLLTVAYSGIVGSGLVVIVIAWCVKMRGPLFASIFNPLQLLLVAIAAYLLLDEKLYLGSVLGAVLIVIGLYAVLWGKSKEMKTKTQLMPVQNTTESQVIEVAVISTPVNQHKCVHCNQCQVSATSNVADDQSLSIEK